The window CAGTGTCACAGACAAGAAGAAATATTCGCTTCCTGAAGCCGCTGGAATCTTGTCGCGAGCGGACAGAAGGCGCGGCCTAGGATGTTGCCACCAATAGAAACACAATTTCTTGGTGTGGGCGGCCGCGTTCCGATCTGACCGCTGATGATGTCGACTTCTGGCACCAAACGGACATGACGCCGCAGCGCCCGCATGTCCGTTGTTGAGGGATGAACGGACCAAGCTCAGACGTGGGCCGAGGTCCGAGTTTGACCCATCTGCGACATAAGCTGGATTGAAATCCCGCAGTGCAGCGTTCTCCCGCGCAACCGTGATGTGCTATCATATGGGTGGGAGCATAGGCGCGGGAACCAACTCCCCCATCCCCTTGGTAAGAAGCCCAAGGAGGAAGCTCCATGTTCGACATGAGAAGGCGGGAGTTCATCGGGCTGCTCGGCGGCGCGGCGGCTGTGCGGCCGCTCGCGGCCCACGCGCAGCAGCTGAAGATGCCGACCGTCGGCGCATTGGTCATTGGCAATATCAACCCAGAACAGTTTTGGCGGGAGTTTCGGCAGGGGCTGCGCGATCTGGGGTATGTCGAGGGGCAAAACATTCGATTTGAGTTTCGATCGGCTGAAGGACACCTCGACCGGCTTCCCGAATTGGCTGCCGAGCTGGTCCGTCTCAAAATCGATATAATCGTCACGTGGTTCACACCCGCCGCTCTTGCGGCAAAGCAAGCGACGCTCGAAATCCCGATCGTCATGGCCGAGACCGGAGATCCCGTTGGTACCGGGCTGGTCGCGAGCCTTCCTCGACCGGGCGGAAATGTCACCGGGATAGCTTCCGCGACCGCCGAACTAGCCGGCAAAAGTGTGCAACTGATCCGCGATATGCTGCCGTGGGCGCGCCGCGTGATGGCTCTGGCCAATGCAACCGATCCCTTCTCCAAACCTTTCCTCGAACAGATAAAGCTTGGCGGCGAAGCCACCGGAACTACAATCAACCCTGTCTGGATCAGCAGCAGTGAGGAGCTCGAGACCGCCTTCGCATCGATGGAGAAAGACCGGCCCGATGCCGTCATCGTTCAACCCAGCCTGCCGAGCAAACGCGCAGCCGAGCTGGCGCTGAAGCTTCGTGTACCGGCGGTTTCAGTGCCGCGGTGGTTCGCCGAGGAACAAGGCGGGTTGATGTCCTACTCCGCGAGATATGTCGACCTTTTTCGCAAGGCTGCCGTGTACGTCGACAAAATTCTGAAAGGCGCCCAACCGGCCGACCTACCGGTCGAACAGCCAACCCATTTCGAATTGATCATCAATATGAAGACTGCCAAGGCGCTCGGAATTGACGTGCCACCGACGCTGCTCGCCCGCGCCGACGTGGTGATCGAATGAGTGCGCTAGGCAAGCTGGTGCGATCCAGCCGGTGGAAGACCGGTCCGAGTAAGGGGTAGCGCCCGCTTGGTAGCGAATGTTGCGTGGTCCCTGGAAAGAGCGATTGCACACGGATCTAAAGATAGCTCTCCCGGGTCTCAAGGAGGACCAACGTCGTGAAGCGAGACTTCGACCTTATCGTCTATGGCGCGACGGGTTACACCGGCCGTCTCATCGCCGAATATCTGGCGACGTCCTATCGCGGCGACGATGCTCCGTCCTGGGCGATCGCGGGACGCTCGACCGACAAGCTCCGGAAGGTGCGTGCCGACATCGGCGCACCAGACGATTTGCCTTTGGTTAAGGCGGATGCCGCCGAGCCGGCCAGCCTGCCCTCGATGTGCGAGCGTGCGGCCGTGATCATCACGGCGGTCGGGCCTTATCAGCTCCACGGTCCCGAGCTTGTGGCGGCCTGCGCGGCCACGGGCACGGCCTATGTTGATCTGTGCGGCGAGCCGGCTTGGATGCGGCGCATGATCGACGCCCATCACGAAGAGGCGAAACGGACCGGCGCGCGCATCGTCTTCTCCTGCGGCTTCGATTCCATCCCGTTCGATCTCGGCGTGCTCACGTTGCAGGAGAAGGCGCGCGAGAAATTCGGACGTCCGGTGCGGCGGGTCAAAGCCCGCCTGCGCAAGGTGAAAGGCGGCATGTCTGGCGGCACCGCGGCGAGCGCTCAGGCGACGTTGGCCGCCGCCGCGCGCGACCCGGCCCTGATCCGGCTGCTGACCGATCCCTTCGCGTTGACGCCGGGGTTCACCGGGCCGTCTCAGCCGTCGGGCCTCATCCCCCAATACGACCCGAGCATGAACGTGTGGCTCGTGCCGTTCCCAATGGCGCCGATCAACACCAAGAACGTGCACCGCACGAATTTCCTGTTGGGTCATCCCTACCGCACGGACTTCGTTTACGACGAGATGATGGTCGCGCCGGGATTTGGGGAAATCGCTCGCGTGTCGACGGAGACGTTCGCTACGATGGTTTCCTTGTTCAGGACCGGCGGTCTCAAACCCGGCGCAGGCCCGACTCGGGAAGAGCGCGAGAAGGGCTTCTACGACATCCTCTTCCTGGGCGAGCTGCCGGGTGGCGGACGGGTCGAGGCGGTAGTCACGGGCGACCGCGATCCGGGCTACGGCTCGACCAGCAAGATGATCGCCGAGAGCGCTCTCTGCCTCGTGCGCGATGTGCAGGGCGAGGGCGGCACCTGGACGCCGGGCGCGCTGATGGGTCCGGCGTTGCGCAAGCGTCTGAAGGAGCGCGCCGGCCTCACCTTCAGCGCGCGTTGAGGTAACGCTCAGAACTGAAGCCGCGTGCTGGATTACGTGGATCGTAATCAACGAAAGCGCGGCCTGGCGAGCGCGAGCCTCAAATCCGGTTCAATGCCCGCTTCTGGCACCTAACGGACATAACCGGCCGGGCTGACGACGTCCGCTCGTGGGGGTAAGGCGGACATCGCGGCTGCGCTGGCCGTCACCCGATGCCAGCCGATCTCGCTTCAAGGATGACGCTGGCTCTGGCTGATGCTGGCGAGTCGAGGCTGGACCGATATCCGGCGACCAGCGGTGTTCTATCACTGTCACCATTGGATCGGTATTCTATGCCCGCTGATCCGCGACGTTGACTACATGCCGAATGGCCTGCAGCACTCAAGCGTCTCGACGCAGGTCCGTTGTTGAGGGAAGAGCGGACATCGATCATTCGCTGCTTGAGGTCTGCCTTTGACCCAGGCTGTGTGAAAACACGGACGCTGGACCTGCGATTAGAAACTCCTTCTCGATTTCGACAGTGTGAAAGCCGGTTGCGCTTGCAACATCCACAAGATGGCGGAATTTGAGAATTTAATTCTGCGCATTCTCGCTTGGTGCGAGTTTTCACACAGCCTGGACCCATAGCAGACTTGCAGTGAACAGATTTACTAGGCTGGGCGTACCGGACCGCTTTGCGAAGCTTCATCAGATCGGAGCTCTACCATCGCCTCTCAGGCAATAGTCGCGCGGTGTTGCAGCCGAACTTCCGATTATACGATCGTGCAGCGTCATACACGGGAGCGAATCTCATATTGGCTTTGCGGGCCCGCCACCCTAGAATTGCGGCGATCGCAGGACGGGCGAAATGCAGTATGTTTGCGACGCGCCGAAGGGTAAGACCTGGTTCCGTATCGAGACGGAAGGTGAAGCGGCGCATGAGTCGCGCCTGATGAGCCACACAGTCGAGAAATATTTCTGCCGCGAGCGGGAGAAGGCAGTCCAATCCTGGCGTCCGGTGTGGCCCAACGCGATCGAGCGCGACCTCGGCCTCGAGGCCCATGTACAGCGAGAGATGCCGCTTTTCCTCACGTTGCGCGACAGGGAGGGCAATGCACTGGCTACAGCGATGCTGCCACCGGGTGGCAAGGATCGCGGCGGGTTCCGGATCATCATCGTTGCCGCATCCAATGCCGATCCTTATCCCGAGCAGGACGCGGCCATCGCTGCGCTAGGAGCGCATTTCGGTCTCACACTCGATCGCCACCGCTGCTTCCCCTACGGCCGCTAAGGAGCCTGACAATTATCGCTGCTTGATTGGAGCGATGTCGGCTCATGGCACTTTTGAGACATGCCGGGGCGATCTGACTATGTCCGATTTTCGGGGAAGACCGGAAGTGACCGCCAACCGGCCAAACCGTCGCGAATGACCCGGAACGGCCATCAACGGCCAGCAAGTTGATGAAATTGATGCGCCGCACATAGCGAGCAATCCATCAGACCGAAATGAAGCCAGGGCCGTGCGGTTCGATCACCATAGTGCACGCCCTCTCAGGCTAACTGCACGGGCCCGTGATCATCGCAATGATCGCCGTGCGGATGGTGCAGCCGACCGTCTACGAGATAGTCGACATGGTCGCCATGCGGCACCGCTTCGTGTCCGCAGTTTGGACCGTGCGTGTGCGAGCAATGGACTTCGGGCGTGCACTGCATGGGATTTGTGGCGTTGACCACGATGGCGTGCTCATCCACGTGATCCTCGTGCATATGATGGAGATGGCCATCGTGCAGATGGTCCACATGACCGTCATGGCGAATCGCAGTGTGTCCGCAGTTCGGGCCATGCTTGTGAGTGTGGTTGGCGTGGTGTTTCTCGGTACATGTGGCCATCGGCAATGCTCCTTCTGACTGGTGGTTCTCTCTCGAAAGCCTATCCACCATGGAAATAATTGCGAGGACCAGCACCCCAAGTGCACACAAGTCAAATTGAAATACGTAATGTTATAGCGTTGCGGGACCCTGGAACTGTTTGCGCGCCCTGGGGCGACGGTAGAGTTGTCCTCGCCACGCCCGTCAATCATCAGGCCGCCGTGGGTGCCTAGGGAAACCTTCGGCCGGCGCGTGCGCCACGGCCATGTCGTGATGATGCCGATTCGAGCCGCACGGCGGCCATGGCCATCCGCACGGCACCCGCGATAATCGGCAAAAGCGCTGAACTGTGGCAACTCTGTTGGAGTCGCCTATTGGCAGATATTGTTGCGAAAGTCTTTTTGGGGTGACGAACGAAAATTTTTAGAGCCGCTGATGCGTTTTACGCGCGGCGACGTGAGGGGCCATATCGTTTCATCCAAAATCGATCACGGACCTCCGTGGCGCTGAAAGGCGACGCAGCAGCTGAGAAGTCCAAAGATCAACTTTCGCGAGATTTTTAGGGTTGTTCGATTTTCGACTTTTGCAACAATATCGGCTGTGCCTACCGCAAATCAAACGCGCGCATATTGGTGATGCAGTCCACCCAGGATCGGACGGCACTGAATGCGTCCTGCTGCCTCGGCGGAACGTGATATCGGCGCGTCCTTGTTCAAGGATAAGTGAGTGCGCGTGCCATTATAGTATTGGGCGTAAGATTTCAGAATGCGGCGCAGATGCACCTCGCCCAGGACAATGATGTGGTCCAGACACTCCCGCCGGATCGATCCGATCAGCCGTTCGGCAAAGCCATTCTGCCAAGGTGAGGCCGGTGCAATCGGTTTGTCTCGAATGCCCATGGCGCGCAATCGGCGTGTGACGACGGCGCCATAGATCCGATCGCGATCACGGATCATATAACCCGGAGCCCCATCCCAAGGAAAAGCCTCGGTGATCTGGCGTGCGATCCATTCCGCCGTAGGGTTGGTTGTGACGTTGATCCAGATCAGCTCTCTACGGTCAATCCGTACAATCACGAAGCCGTACAGCAGTTTGAAGCCAATCGTCGGGACCACGAACAGGTCCATGGCGGCAATGTCTGGAGCGTGGTTTCGCAGAAAGGTCCGCCATCCCCGACTTGGAAGTCCGCGTCGCTTGACCATGTACTTGGCGACGGTTGATTGAGCGACACTAAACCCAAGCTTGAGCAGTTCGCCGTGAATGCGTGGCGCACCCCAAAGCTGGTTCTCCGTGCTGATCTGCCTGATCAGTGCCCGCAATTCTATTTCGATTCGCGGGCGCCCTCCCCGCGAGTTCGATTTCCAACGCCAAAAGCGACGAAAGCCGGCCCGATGCCAATGTACCAGCGTTTCGGGCCGGACGATCGTAACGACCTCCAGGATCAACGGAAACCATCGATACATCTGGACGAGGAACCAGCGATCGTTGTTCGTGAGATGAGCGCGGCCCTTCACCTTACGTCGCAAGACCACCAGTTGATGTCGGAGCGTGGCATTCTCAGCCTCAAGCCGGATCTTCGACTTGAAGGCTGAGGCCAAGACAGCCACGACGAAACGCAGGAGCCCGATCATTCCGCCAGCTTAGGCGATTCCATCACGTCAGCAACTCGGATGAGGTTTTCGGTACACACAGCCGTTGTGGATTCTCGGATCAAGTAATTTCGGCGCCATGCTCGCGGCCGAGCTCGGGCTTCCCTATGCTTTCGCCTCGCATTTCGCGCCCGAACTGCTCATTCCCGCGATGCAGATCTACCGCAGCCGCTTCAAGCCGTCAGAGCAACTTGACCGCCCCTACGCGATGGTGGGCGTCAACATCATCGCCGCCGCGAGCGATGACGAAGCGCGCCGGCTGGCAACGACGCAGCAGATGTCCTTCGCGAACATCTTCCGCGGCGCGCGCGGCCTCAGCCAGCCGCCGATCGACGACATCGAAAGCTACTGGTCGCCGGCAGAAAAAGTGCAGGCGACGCGGATGCTCGCCCGCTCCATCGTTGGATCTTCCGACACCGTTCGCGCCGGCATCGATGCGCTCATTACGGAAACCGGCGCCGACGAACTCATCGTCGTGTCCGATGTCTTCGACCATGCAACCCGGCTGCACTCCTTCGAGCTGATCGCCAACGCCGCCGGCATCGCCTCCTAACGGCAGCCTTCTTGGCTCGGACATCGCCAGGCCGGTAACAAGGCCCTCACATTTTTCTAATGCAGATCACTAGAGCTCCAGTCCGGCGCAGGCCAGTTTGCGCGTGACGAACACAATGCGGGTCCGACGATCGTTCGGCGGCCACGCGTCCATCTGGATTGGCGGATGTACACCGAGAATTTTTGCGCGATAAATCGTCTACCTAAAGGGCTGGGACGACCCGTTCACCACGTCTTTGCGGAGATCTGCGGCTCGGTAATCCTGAAGAAAACGGGGTGGGTGACGGGGGGTTGCATTTTGTCCATATTTGGACTATATCCATATCTGGCAAATGGGTAGGACCGCATGCGGAACGACCACGAAACACACCCGTCTGAAGCGGAAAAAGGGCCTCAGCGCCTCAACGATTCGCGCTTTGCGCCGGCCAATCGAAGGCGGCTCAGCGCTCCCGCTCTGCGGACTTTCCTTGCCATTGCGGATCTATGGGGTTTGACGGAAGAGCAGCGTCTCTTGATCCTCGGCTATCCCTCTCGATCCACGTACCACAACTGGTGCAAGCAGGCGCGCGAGCACGGCGCTTTCACCCTCGACGTTGATGTCCTTACACGCATCTCGGCGGTACTCGGGATCCATCAGGGTCTCGGGATTCTGTTTCCGACGGAGCAGCTTGGCGTCGAGTGGCTGCGAGCCCCGCACACCGCTGTCATGTTCGGCGGGCGACCGCCGCTCGACCTCGCGACCAGCGGCTCCCAAGATGGGTTGCTCTCGGTGCGCCGTTTCCTCGACGGCGCGCGAGGCGGGCTCTACATGCAGCCGAACACCATTGACGAGGCGTTCACGCCTTACGACGACACGGAAATCGTCGTCCGGTGACGGACGCTTTCGCACCCTCGCCTCGGCCTGCCCATCGCCTGATCCCGTCGCAATTCCCTCCCGTCGGACTGTTCGATACGGTTGCGACCGCGGCCGATCTTGCGACTGTGATGGAGCTGGTCGGCTGGACTAACGATCGGCTTGTCGCTGACCGTATCTCTCGGCTGCCGCAGACAGAATGGGTATATGGCGTCGCCAATGCCAGCATCGTCATGGCAGCTTTCCTGCACGTCGCTCCCGGTGGGATGCGATTCAATGGTCCCGAGCTCGGTGCCTGGTACGCAGCCGACGATCTCCGGACTGCAGCTGCCGAAGTCGGTCACCACCTTCGGCGCGAGACGGTCGCGCGCAATGTAACCACGATGAGCCGGACCTACAGGGCGTATGCCTCAACTCTGTTAGGCGACTATCTCGACATCAGAGGCCAGCAGACCAGGCGCCCTGACGTATACGCAAGCGACCGCTATGACGCCTCGCAAAAGTTTGGCGAGGAGGTTCGCGCGTCAGGTGGCGCGGGCCTGCTCTACGACAGCCTGCGACGCCGGAACGGTGTCAACGTTGTAGCGCATCGGCCGCGCAACATCACAGACATCGTACAGACAGATCATTTCGAAATTTCGGTCCAGGCAACGTCGCGCATGATCGACGTCCGCAAACTGTCGCTGTGATGCGAGGGAGGAACCCCTAAGCTTCCGGCCGAATTTTGACAGTCCAATCAAACCGAACGTCCGTTTCGCGCCAAGAGCTGTCCTTCATCGACAATCATCATCCACGTTCGAAATATTTTTGGACTTGCGACCAAGGAAGCGAGCCACCCCTCGAAGATGGAAACGAGTCGAGCGACGACTTCCGCTGTACCCCCGACAGCAGACATCGTCGGCCATCGCGGCATGTCCGAAAAG is drawn from Bradyrhizobium lablabi and contains these coding sequences:
- a CDS encoding ABC transporter substrate-binding protein; protein product: MPTVGALVIGNINPEQFWREFRQGLRDLGYVEGQNIRFEFRSAEGHLDRLPELAAELVRLKIDIIVTWFTPAALAAKQATLEIPIVMAETGDPVGTGLVASLPRPGGNVTGIASATAELAGKSVQLIRDMLPWARRVMALANATDPFSKPFLEQIKLGGEATGTTINPVWISSSEELETAFASMEKDRPDAVIVQPSLPSKRAAELALKLRVPAVSVPRWFAEEQGGLMSYSARYVDLFRKAAVYVDKILKGAQPADLPVEQPTHFELIINMKTAKALGIDVPPTLLARADVVIE
- a CDS encoding integrase core domain-containing protein, coding for MIGLLRFVVAVLASAFKSKIRLEAENATLRHQLVVLRRKVKGRAHLTNNDRWFLVQMYRWFPLILEVVTIVRPETLVHWHRAGFRRFWRWKSNSRGGRPRIEIELRALIRQISTENQLWGAPRIHGELLKLGFSVAQSTVAKYMVKRRGLPSRGWRTFLRNHAPDIAAMDLFVVPTIGFKLLYGFVIVRIDRRELIWINVTTNPTAEWIARQITEAFPWDGAPGYMIRDRDRIYGAVVTRRLRAMGIRDKPIAPASPWQNGFAERLIGSIRRECLDHIIVLGEVHLRRILKSYAQYYNGTRTHLSLNKDAPISRSAEAAGRIQCRPILGGLHHQYARV
- a CDS encoding MbcA/ParS/Xre antitoxin family protein → MRNDHETHPSEAEKGPQRLNDSRFAPANRRRLSAPALRTFLAIADLWGLTEEQRLLILGYPSRSTYHNWCKQAREHGAFTLDVDVLTRISAVLGIHQGLGILFPTEQLGVEWLRAPHTAVMFGGRPPLDLATSGSQDGLLSVRRFLDGARGGLYMQPNTIDEAFTPYDDTEIVVR
- a CDS encoding RES family NAD+ phosphorylase — protein: MTDAFAPSPRPAHRLIPSQFPPVGLFDTVATAADLATVMELVGWTNDRLVADRISRLPQTEWVYGVANASIVMAAFLHVAPGGMRFNGPELGAWYAADDLRTAAAEVGHHLRRETVARNVTTMSRTYRAYASTLLGDYLDIRGQQTRRPDVYASDRYDASQKFGEEVRASGGAGLLYDSLRRRNGVNVVAHRPRNITDIVQTDHFEISVQATSRMIDVRKLSL
- a CDS encoding saccharopine dehydrogenase family protein, whose translation is MKRDFDLIVYGATGYTGRLIAEYLATSYRGDDAPSWAIAGRSTDKLRKVRADIGAPDDLPLVKADAAEPASLPSMCERAAVIITAVGPYQLHGPELVAACAATGTAYVDLCGEPAWMRRMIDAHHEEAKRTGARIVFSCGFDSIPFDLGVLTLQEKAREKFGRPVRRVKARLRKVKGGMSGGTAASAQATLAAAARDPALIRLLTDPFALTPGFTGPSQPSGLIPQYDPSMNVWLVPFPMAPINTKNVHRTNFLLGHPYRTDFVYDEMMVAPGFGEIARVSTETFATMVSLFRTGGLKPGAGPTREEREKGFYDILFLGELPGGGRVEAVVTGDRDPGYGSTSKMIAESALCLVRDVQGEGGTWTPGALMGPALRKRLKERAGLTFSAR